GCAATGATCAAAGGACCTGGAAAATTGAAAATGGTATTTAGTATGGTTACCTTCTTTGTCTCTATGCACTAAAATGTGATGATTGGTTTGACTTACTTAACCCATTTGACCTGTTTGAGATTTCCCAAACCATTAGGTATGTTTTGCCACCCATTATGTTTTTGTTAGCTACTTTTCATATTATAATCTGAAATTTATGTTGTTTCATGGAACTGCTCTCAGTGGCATTAAATTTCAGCAATGAATCAAGTAGCTATATCTAATTATGTCACCTAATATCTTTACTAGAcaattttgtttattatttaaattaaagATATTTAACTCTCCCAATGCTTTACTTTGAAGGTTAGAATATAACAGTTGAGTTTAGGATACACACCAAATAGCTGTTGACCATACTATAAACTTTCCAGCAACATAACATCAAATCTTCAATAACCTGCTGATTATCTACCTTGATCGTTACTGTAGTAGCTTTAATCAAAGGCAGATTCTCATTAATTCAATATTTGAAGTTGACTTTTCTCAATTGGCGATTAAGTGTACCCTACTTTTTTTGCATAGATCTTTAGTCACTTAGTTTGATCAACATCATAATGACTTCAGCTTGGCATATTATAGTGTAACCAAAAGACAAGTTGTTGACTTTCTTTAGCTCCAATTCAAACTGATGCATAGACTTGTGTAATCGTGAGAATTGTAATTCTATGGAAACAAATACTATAAACAATCTTTGATATATGATTTAGGTGTTGATAAGCCTTCATGTAGGTGATTACTTAATTTCTGAAGTTGGAAACTTACTTGATGATAGCGTGGGGCAAAATGTCAAGTTGGAATTTGAAAGGAGTGGCACGCCTTTGATCATTCAGTTGGTGGTGAGTGACCGGCCTTTATATCCAGGTTATATGCTTTACATTTATCATGTGTTTTTTGTTCCAGGCTGAAGCGACCTTTACATCCAGGTTATATGCTTTACATTTATCATGTGTTCTTTGTTTCAGGCTGAAGACTTACACTCAGTAACTCTTTCGGAGTTAGTGGTGGAGTTATACATGCTCAAAGTTGAGCTACTCtgagtttgaaaacatttttgatAGATCGGTAATCGAAGATGAATCAGAACTTAATTTAATCAGGATTCATATTAGTTAATACTTATGTTTGATTATGATATATCATATATATGATTGTGAGTGTTAGATCTTGATTTTGGTACCGTGTTTTACTGGATGCAGATAACGGTGAACAAGTAACAAGAAAGGTGACAAACAATGATATGAAAAGGCAGCTACCGATGCTGGTTTTGTAGGTGAGTCCAGAATATCAAGATGCAACGTGTGTGATCAAGGAAAGAATGACAATGGCGCTACGTTACTTTATAGAATTGGGTGAAAAGCATGTTTTAGCTCAAGTTTGGGCGCCTGTGAAAAACAAGGGTCGATACGTGCTCACAACATCTGGTCAACTGTTTGTTCTTGACCTGAAGTGCACTGGGCTTCATCAGTACAAAATGGCTTCTTTGATGTATTCGTTTTCTGTTGATGGTGAGACTAATGGAGTTCTTGGGCTTCCAGCTCGGGTTTTCAGACAGAAGCTTCCTGAATGGACTCCGAATGTGCAATATTATTCTGATAAAGAGTACCAACAACTTAATCATGCTTTGAGTTATGATGTTCATGGAACCCTCGCTTTGCTTGTGTTTGAACCTTCTGGTCAATCGTGTGTTGGTGTGCTTGAGTTGATTTTGACTTCACAGAAAATAAATTATGCCCCGAGGTTGATAAAGTCTGCAAGGCACTTGAGGTTGGTTGCCCTTGATACCAATGACATTATATCCTTACAttaaatactttttttttttgagaaatatGTAATCAAATATTAGATTTTTTGCAGGCGGTAAATTTGAAAAGTTCAAACATATTGGATTCTCCGAATACGCTGGCAAGCAGTAAGATGAAATAATGTTAATTATATTAGATCTTTTATTCTTTCCTGTCTAAATAAAGTTTTATTCCAGTTTATATTGTACGTTTGGTTAACTGGCAAAGCAATTATTTCTTATACTGTCACCAGAAAGGCCACGTGAGCCATGATTTTTGGATTCTATATCGGGTTAAGCAAGATGGTCATGTAGTTCCCTATGCAATTATCTATTACGTTATTTACTTTGTTAGAAACTACAGGTGCTTCTGTGTATATGCTTAAATGGTTAAaaaggaaaacaataaaagtaTACCAGATACATATAAGGCCTTTTTGAAACAATGGGAAAGAGAATGATACCTTCTTAATGGATATTTAAGCGGTTTGAAAAGTTTTTTTTTCACATAAATGGTGATTCTAGATGGGGAAGAATGGCTGCTTTTAAGGGTATTGTGAAATCATCACCTGGGGTCGAGTAGCGTACTGATCATTTTTTACTTGGTTTATTAAGCTGACCAGAACGTAATTCCTGTTGCATATTTATGTTTTGTTGACGTTAAATTGATAAAGCATCATATAAGAAGCTTGAAATACATTAAACTGAACCTGGTTTTAAACATTTAGGGATGGCGGCAACCTTGGGAAGGGCATGGACATGGAGATGAACATTAGGTAATATCTTCTGCTGCTTATAATCTTTGCTATGAACTTTAACTAGAACATGTGTGAAGGTTGAGTTTTTGTGAACTATGAGTGAAAAGTAATCACTCATGTCTTTTTAATTGCATCCATGATTCTAGCTCTACATAAATGAGGTGAATTCTTTTATGGTTAAtcatgctaaaccctaaacccgTAAGTTTATTTTCAATTTATTGATTTGATTTTCGGATTTTATTAGAAACTAAAGGATGGCGAGATGGCGGTGAAGCGATCTGGATGTTTTCGGGCCACTGGATGTTACCACAGGTACTGTTATTCCCCTTAAGTCTGTATATTTTACCTTTTGGCTTTTGCCCACTGTCTCTGGAGTGACAGTTCTATTGGCAAGAGAGTAAATGAAGGATTATGGATTTCTATTGAACTTGAGTCTTGAGTCGGCTGATAATAAGAGATTATAAAAACTTAATTATTTGCTTTGATATGGAAAACAAATTTAAGTTCGGCTTTACTGCTAATGATAAAAGAAAAAACTGATACAACTTGGGTACTCATACATGCAGTTAGAAGTTATGTTGTGGGCACCGTCCAAATAAGATATGCACAAATGGAGTGATCGTCGGTTGCAGGGCTATTCTATGCAAACTACGCCATTTATTCCGCAGTTCTTAATTTGTAGGTGGTTAATTTGAGATTTATGGAACACAAAGGTACTTGATTCACAAATTGATTAGAATAtgtgtaacaccctagttactattTAACGGTTTACATGAAATATTAACAATTAGACGTAtagttaagactacacatactataaataaatacgggtttattaaaaacttttacaatttaaagtgATACAACATAATGTGGTTTAATTCGCCGTTTTAGAATAACGACGAAACAACTTGTGGAAGCTTCATTTaatgcgtgttcggttcttgctcgacgctTGATTGTCATCTGGAGTTCAAAATATCACCTGCATTTCATAAACCATGAAATGATTAGTTATACGGGCTTAAAATGAGTTTAGATCAAGTCCAGATACAAAAACGGACAAGAAAAATGAATTTGCCAACTTTGGGATCTCACGCGGGTCGCGATAGAGACACCCTCGTCTCACGCGTGTCGCGTCGTATCGTCGCGTATCGCGACGTGTTTCTGGTCatccgtcgcgtggcgcgacagataTGATTTTCCAGCGAGTTCAGAGCTGTGTCCTGCATTTTTCAGCAACAACGGTTTTTACGGAATTGACCATAaattcttcgttattgatccgttttacgcgattctttttcctacgcggcCGTAATtgaattctccatcatatggagttaaaatcctacatccaacataagaaacttgagacttctaagccttcgactcgttcctttttaccgaattttaactcgtttatgcattttatcaaacaaatgtatttgtttgattcctatatctcatacactttatcaaattaatgttacctaccatactaggttctaatcataggtttattacacaattttaacccgttttcgctcgtatgcttattttgacccgttaagggtatttacgcactttaaagcttgaaatcgctttcattcatttctagtgtCTTATTCCTACTTTTCTTATCAAGTAAACTTCAACTACAACTCTTTGTGTGTTGAATTACAATGTGTATATCTATATGTTCCGAGTTTTGCCCTTCGGATTGTTATTTTACGGCAAGACTCAAACGGAGCTATTTAACTAACAtattacatctttcaacttctatacttattctaagtatctATCTAATCATGAAATTCATTTCCAAACAACtcttaagggttgtttgttcaatttagcctacaagggcgttttgatcaattttggtccttcttttacgacgaaggactctcaccaattatttgaccaaaatagcacttttaactacaacataattatGCGTACCGGCTCAAATCATCATATTGACCCTTTTTAATACCTTGTCTTGACTTACTTGCTATTTCATAGATTCGCTAATTCACGAGTCGTTCATCCTGCGAGCATGAGACTCGACATACACTTAGTAGTCATTAATTGTCAAAGGGTATCAATATTACCATTTGATCCCTCTTTACCCTTTTTACTAGTTTTAGCTTACTCATAAAGTAGTCGTTCGAAAACTCATTTTATCTTATTCTTTCCTTGACTAGTTTACCGTTCCACCCCGTTTTGCCATTACTATGGTTTCTAACATTGGTTTCTAATTCCGACCCAAGTCCTTTCGTGTCGGAAACCATATTTCGAATATTATCTCCATTGTATTTATAACATATAGAATAGTTAAGTATTCTACAAGaaggtgtaagtttcacttacctcgcatccacgccacgcttttctttccgttcttgatttgtttgacccgcttcctttctcAAGCCCCCACCTAACtcgttaagcgtcaaactatttTCAATCATCgtttcaaggtggttagtttaatcataatttaatacgattattccaccttacgcaTTTCATATCAAAAATTACCATTTATTGTATTAtaggtcagcttgactttttgaaagtcaaacatCCCTTAATATCTAAAATGCACATTCACGTTCATTAGCTAGTTTAGGCATTTTCAATTTACCCGGTAGGCGTTCTTTTAAGCCATCGTTCTAACTAATCTTTTAATTCGAGTTCGTGCTATTACTAACACTAAGTTAGCCTAGCTCTTGATTATCGAAGACACTATATTTCTTTATTTCACAAAATCTACGGGTTTTCCTCCATAAGGGAAACCCGTTTTGTCATGATATTTGGTATTTACCCAAATACTTATCCAAATCAAGTTCTATCTACGAACTAGTAGGCACCCAATTttacttaggcattttaacgagCACTTTGTGGGCAAAATTCGTATACTTCTTTTGTCAAGTTCTTGATTAACTTCCAACCAAGTTTCAAGCATCAATTTCAAGCCCTTATGTCTAGTGTTTATAAGTTACAACTAGAACTTGCATTACTTACCTAATGTTCATCTATTTTAACACTATAATTCTAGTGTTCATCCCATagtcataaaacccacttagcacctATATTACTAGTTAACCAAAACACTAATTTATGGTGCTAAATTAGCGAGTTTACATCTAGGGTTTGTTTTCAAGCAATCATACAACACTAATTCAGCCATAGCCTCTCTAATCCATACATAATTCGCGATTACGAAGATTACTCAAATTTtgcaacttcacaaatcatcaaatttttacataccttatgatccccatgactaggtgatcacgaatttgtaaTCATGCAGACGATTCGGGCTTGATTTGAGCTTCGATTTGGAGGATTtgttgaactagggtttgagCTCCCCTGGCTCCTTCTTCTGATCGCATACGTACACACATGTATgtgtttttcttcttttttttatataagtgttttaataaaacaCTTCTCTAGTTACCCTTGTTTAGCCCCTCAAGTTTAGAGACTCATAAATGAAACTATAACTCATAGTTCATTATTTAGTTACccattactaactaggttaattttacctagttaacttagtgggttccgggagttaaaacccgttttattttaagtcccgttaaatcgggccttttatccattcTATTTTCCTGGAAGCTCTTATTcgcttttaattaatattaggattattcacTTGATTCCTAATATTTTCCGGTTTACTTTTACCGCTAACGGTACTTTCCCCGTCTTTAGTATTAAtggggtttaattaccaaacttgttttcggggtgttacaatatgCAATCTGTGTTCTATCTGGTTATCCAAAAGTTAGATCGTACCGGCTTCTACCTACAGTTAGGTTGCAATTTGAGTTGCATTGGTTGCTGGTTTAGGTGTATTAGCAAGGGTCTTTTACTGAGGTATTGATTAATTATTTACCGTTCTGTTACAATTAAGTATCTTGAAGTCTGCTAAATTTGCGTATTAAATAATTTTATGATAATCATGGGTAAATGACAAAGTGTTAGTCCTTTCTATTAGGCATTGTCTTTTTTTCTTTAGTTATCAAAATAAGTAAAAAGGTTTTTAGATAAAGCAAAATGGATATAACTTAAGACTCTGGTCATAGTAAATAAGTAATATAAGTAGTATGTTTTTTAAATATATGGAAAATCCTGAAAGTGATCTGGGAATTGCAAGTGTATCTCCTATAAAGtgaaaaatagaaaataaaattataactattattataaatACTTAAGCGGGTTGATGGGTCAACCGAACCTGCCTATTTCTAATATGGGTTAACTCAAACCGAATTCGTTTATTTTAACGGGTCGTGTTAGTTGACCAAAGACCTGTGAGGAATGAGTAGGAATGTGAGCCTCAACAATCATTTGCATTGTGAAAGTTATAGTTTGAAAAAAATGTTTGTGATTAGTTTACCACATTGTATTTTGTTGTTTATATGATAAGGAATGATTGAGGATGTGAGCCTCAACAAGTTTTTTTGATGGGAAGTCGCTGTTGTGAAATCTGGATTTGTTGGTAGTACAAGTGGTTGGGTACCAGGTACAAGCAATGTTTTATTTTCGATGGGAATTGGCTGTTTCTTAAGAATAAAAAAAAGGCATGTTGACTTTTTGGTCAATGGTGACCAAGAGTCAACCACGATCAAGGAAAAGTTGGATTTGTTTGGTTGGAAGTTTAATTGCCCATGTCAATGACCAATTTTGAGTAATTACTCTAGCATAAGCACTACATGCTCTACATCAACATGTATTTTTCATACGTTCCCTGTGTTCAACTTTTAAGTTCAAGCGCATGCATGGAATAGTAACGAGCATGAAGTGCTTCTCAGCGGATCCTTTGATCATATGGTAGTGGCGATGTATCTTGCCAAAATTCTTTGCTAATTTGCATTTGTATTTTAATAGTGTAAGATTATTTGATTGGCTGCAAATGGGCTTAGTTTTTACTTTAAATTTGATTGGCAAGTTTGGCAATCTGGATCATTATGGGTTCGTGCTAACTAAAAAAGCATACTCACACATGCATTGACACCCAAACCTGTACCAACCCGAAACTCATGTCGACCCAAACCAAAATAACACATTTTTTGGGTTGATGTGTTATGGCACAAACCTGTAATTACCCGAATCCAAGAAGAAATGGCGTTTTCTTAAATTTTCGGGTATGAAAATTTATAATCAAGCCTTAAGAGACCGTCTAAGCACATTTGATATTCCACATAGAGTTTTGGATGATCTGAAGGTGATTTAATACCCATTAACCTATGCTTAATGTTCTTATTTGTTTTAGAAAGGAACACTTACAGAGGAAACTCTTAAGGGATTGGAGCTAATGTAAGCAGTTTTTCTCCATTTATGAAGGATTTGAGACACATTTTAAGGAAAATGGTTAGCTTTGTTAGTGTAGTaatttaactttttattttgtagTTTTCTATTGAGTAAAGAAGAAAATAATACAGACATGTTAATATTAATGTTTTACAGGTTATAAGCTTAGAATAAGTCAACTTTTATTTGAACTATTTATTTACGGAAATAGTTAAATCATTTAATTTCAACTAATTTTTCATTTGTTTAACGGATAATTTTCCCCCTTAAATACTTACACCTCCCAATGATTGAACCTTGGTCTCCCCACAAGAGATTATTTCTCTCCAACAGAGCACCAACTTAGTTTTTATTCAACTAATGTTTCATAATTCATATTTTGTAAATTTGCATCATTCTATAATTTTTACTTTAAAAAAAGGTAAATACAGTGTATCATGCCACTTAAATGCATGTTTTAACCATTATGAAAAAGTATCTTATGGCCCTTCCTATTTTAActcagttttttttttgttttattttataattGAGTTATACTCTTCAGGTCCTTCCTATTTTGAAAACTGGTGTTGACCAGTGTGTTAACTAGACATGAATTGAAGACGAATGGTAATTCCTTTTTttcacataataaaaaaaaactttaattaaattaaatacaaATCATTAGAGCAAGATTGTGATTTCTGGAGAGTGGTATAAAGCCATGTTTCTAACTAATTGAAGACTGGGCTATTTTGTAGTTAATAACAATATTACAATAGCAAGTAGAACATGCTTGATTATATAAACGGGTTTCtttttcttatatatatttttgagggATAGATGAGGCCCAGATAGTATCAATTACCTCAATGGTTAGGTGAGAATGCTAACATGTAACTGAGGATATCCCTCGTAATTATTGGTTTTCATAACATGTAACTGTCAATGGTTTCAGGTCCCAATGTTTAGTAGATTTAGAACCGATGCCTTGAAGAACTAACACGATTCAGGGTTGCTTATGAGAACATTGAGACATTTTTTTGGAAGACAAGTAGATGGGCAACCTCTTTGTTGGTTCAAATGGCCAATGATTCTGAAGACCCTAAAGTTCATGTGAATTTATAAATATTTCTTTGCATGAATTACTTGATAAGTTAGTTGGGCAACCCTTTTTATGCATCAATTATTGATAAACAAAGTCAAGATTCAATTTACATAACTATCAGTTTATTATAATTTAATATTTACATAAATAGCAAaacatttttttcattttaaaatttatatttataattattcTTTTTCATCACACCTATTTATAATTACATTTGATCAGTTATCGTTTTGAATCATTTAAATGTcaacttttttttcttttgttgcgGCAGTCTATGAACGTTATGTTGTAATTCGGGTCGAGATCAAACCGTGTGTACATGTTTGGTCTACTTTGTACACATATTGTATATAACACACGTACAGTGGGGTTATGGGTTCCGCGCCACGGTGGTTGTGGTCTATAGACACCAATCTGTGGCAAATGGGCTTGGTCATGTAATGGGTCAAAAAAAGAAACAAACCCGATGAGCCGAATAATTTTCCCCCTTAAATACTTACACCTCCCAATGATTGAACCTTGGTCTCCCCACAAGAGATTATTTCTCTCCATCAGAGCACCAACTTAGTTTTTATTCAACTAATGTTTCATAATTCATATTTTGTAAATTTGCATCATTCTATAATTTTTACTTTAAAAAAAGGTAAATACAGTGTATCATGCCACTTAAATGCATGTTTTAACCATTATGAAAAAGTATCTTATGGCCCTTCTTATTTTCAACtcagttttttttgttttattttataattGAGTTATACTCTTCAGGTCCTTCCTATTTTGAAAACTGGTGTTGACCAGTGTGTTAACTAGACATGAATTGAAGACGAATGGTAATTCCTTTTTttcacataataaaaaaaaactttaattaaattaaatacaaATTATTAGAGCAAGATTGTGATTCTGGAGAGTGGTATAAAGCCATGTTTCTAACTAATTGAAGACTGGGCTATTTTGTAGATAATAACAATATTACAATAGCAAGTAGAACATGCTTGATTATATAAACGGGTTTCTTTTTCTTATATATTTTTTGAGGGATAGATGAGGCCCAGATAGTATCAATTACCTCAATGGTTAGGTGAGAATGCTAACATGTAACTGAGGATATCCCTCGTAATTATTGGTTTTCATAACATGTAACTGTCAATGGTTTCAGGTCCCAATGTTTAGTAGATTTAGAACCGAAGCCTTGAAGAACTTACACGATTCAGGGTTGCTTAGGAGAACATTGAGACATTTTTTTGGAAGACAAGTAGATGGGCAACCTCTTTGTTGGTTCAAATGGCCAATGATTCTGAAGACCCTAAAGTTCATGTGAATTTATAAATATTTCTTTGCATGAATTACTTGATAAGTTAGTTGGGCAACCCCCTTTATGCATCAATTATTGATAAACAAAGTCAAGATTCAATTTACATAACTATCAGTTTATTATAATTTAATATTTACATAAATAGCAAaacatttttttcattttaaaatttatatttataattattcTTTTTCATCACACCTATTTATAATTACATTTGATCAGTTATCGTTTTGAATCATTTAAATGTCAACTTTTTTCTTTTGTTGCGGCAGTCTATGAACGTTATGTTGTAATTCGGGTCGAGATCAAACCGTGTGTACATGTTTGGTCTACTTTGTACACATATTGTATATAACACACGTACAGTGGGGTTATGGGTTCCGCGCCACGGTGGTTGTGGTCTATAGACACCAATCTATGGCAAATGGGCTTGGTCATGTAATGGGTCAAAAAAAGAAACAAACCCGATGAGCCGAAGCTATAACGTCTAAGTCACATTGAGTATCACGTGAAAAAAAACGACCAAAGTGCATTAATCACCAAAAATCAAGCCAGTTCTATTACGTCCAAGTCACATTTCATATTCATTTATTTTAATTAA
The sequence above is drawn from the Helianthus annuus cultivar XRQ/B chromosome 12, HanXRQr2.0-SUNRISE, whole genome shotgun sequence genome and encodes:
- the LOC118484831 gene encoding protein NLP6-like; translated protein: MTMALRYFIELGEKHVLAQVWAPVKNKGRYVLTTSGQLFVLDLKCTGLHQYKMASLMYSFSVDGETNGVLGLPARVFRQKLPEWTPNVQYYSDKEYQQLNHALSYDVHGTLALLVFEPSGQSCVGVLELILTSQKINYAPRLIKSARHLRFFAGGKFEKFKHIGFSEYAGKQDGGNLGKGMDMEMNIRN